One region of Mangifera indica cultivar Alphonso chromosome 3, CATAS_Mindica_2.1, whole genome shotgun sequence genomic DNA includes:
- the LOC123210181 gene encoding uncharacterized protein YwkD-like: MPVAQAATLNHISRESSDIRRLANFYKEIFGFREIEAPDFGEFKVIWLNFPGAFALHLIERSPVTKLPEGPYSATSPVLDASHLPRGHHICFTVDHFESFVHTLQDKGIQTFQRSLPNGKVKQIFFFDPDGNGLEVASKSNE; encoded by the exons ATGCCAGTAGCCCAAGCAGCAACCCTGAACCACATCTCCAGAGAATCCTCGGATATAAGGCGTCTCGCCAACTTTTACAAGGAG ATTTTTGGTTTTCGGGAAATTGAAGCCCCAGATTTCGGGGAATTCAAGGTGATATGGCTGAATTTTCCTGGAGCTTTTGCTCTTCACCTTATCGAGAGAAGCCCCGTCACCAAGCTTCCAGAAGGTCCCTACAGCGCCACGTCACCCGTCCTTGACGCTAGCCATCTCCCCAGAGGTCATCATATCTGCTTCACTGTCGACCATTTTGAATCCTTTGTGCACACTCTTCAG GACAAGGGAATTCAGACTTTCCAACGGTCTCTGCCCAACGGGAAGGTCAAACAAATCTTCTTCTTTGATCCCGATG